The genomic stretch TGCTTTGAGTTAAATTGGCAGTGTTTTGATGCTTTTACAACAAGATTGATTTCCCTATATGCTTTCCTGCTTTTTTATTTTCTGAAAACTAAAACAGGAAAGACAATAAACACCTGGATTTTCTCTTTTTGCAGCATACAAGCAATGACCCATATTGCTTTGTGGAGTTCTTTGAGCACAGGGACGCTGCCGCAGCTCTAGCAGCAATGAATGGAAGGAAGATTCTAGGAAAGGTACTTTGGCTCACTTGTTGACGCCTTACTGTAATTCGTTTACATTAAAGAACCACCTTAACCATAACTGCTGCTGTTTTGGCCACAGGAAGTTAAAGTAAATTGGGCGACAACTCCAAGTAGTCAGAAGAAAGACACGTCCAGTAAGTTCTTTGTTGGTTTTCTCTTTTTATTCTTAGGTAATtaatttacagagaatggtcttaTTCCTGTTTTTCTTTACCCCTTAGATCATTTCCATGTTTTTGTGGGAGATCTGAGTCCCGAGATCACCACTGATGATATCAGAGCTGCATTTGCACCCTTTGGGAAAATTTCGTAAGTGTTAAGTGGTTCTGCTTCATGTTGTGTTCTTTTCTGGAATAATATGCAACTAGAGAGGTTTGTATGGAAGGTTGTCTTTCATGTATTCTTAATCTGAAGGCTTCTTAATATAGTTTTTTCCCcaattaaaaaataacaaaggcagaGTTAGGGAGAAACTTGAGTTGCCCAGAAACTGCCTGATAGTGAAATGGTTAGCATAGATTTCTAAAATGAGAACGATATTAAATTATGTATGATAAAAGTCTAAAGACTTGGTACTTAACACTTTGGATCATTGCACCTGCCATATAAATGCTCTAGTAAATCTTTCAACATGTCATGAAAAAGATGGGTACAGccacacacattcctcacaTCACAAAATATCGGGCAGGTTTTAGGGCTATTAGGTAGGTAAATACTATTAAGCATGTCCTTACGACAGTATCTGCACAGCTAAATATTCCTGTTAAATTGAAGACATGGTAAGTAGAATGTTAATCATTTTATAAACAGTTCAATATATGGtgttaaaaaaaacaagttACTGTAAATCTGAAAATTTCAGATTTTTCTTTAGCTGTGAGTGTCAGTTAATAGGACTCTGGTTATTTTTACAGAAATGCTCATAGGATTGGACAGGAGCTTGAAGGCTAACAGCAAGGAACTGTGCACACTGGAAACTCAGatgtagattttttttctatttacTCTTTGCTTTTCTTATTTATATACTGCAATATTTTCGTATTAACGCTGAAGTAGTGTAGTTTTTAACAGTGCTCCAGTATTTCTTgaacttgtaaaaaaaaatgttgtttCATTATGGTTTGCCTAGTTTTGTTGATAGTTTGATTCtctaaaaattctgaaaatgtCAATTTTTCGAAATTTGCAGCTTCCCAAACTCCATATTGGTGGTAAAGAATTGACCAGGAAAAATAAAGAAATCTGTTAACAGGCCATGTATGCCGTTTAAttcctttttttctcttttgatATTTCTATATACCTCTACTGGTAGGATTAGAGACAACAGCAGAAATTAGGAATGCATGGTAAAGagattgttttattttgttttggtatttgtttattgtatttattttagtTTTACTGATATGAAAGCGTAAGACCTAGTGTTTAACACCAGGATCATTATACAGTGGAAAGCAGGGCTGAGCAGgagagttttgtttgtttgtttgtttgttttttttgtcaaaaaaacaaacagacagTGATGTAGGTTGCATGAACTTGTATTTTTTTGATAGTGTACTAATTTCGACATGCAAAGAATTGGtagtataatttttttaattacgtAGATTGTTTcacattacagtgtgtgtgcgcgcgtgtgtgtgtggttcctttcttttctttgccaCGATGGCAGGTGGGAAGTGGGCTGACTTATCTGGTCTATCATGTTCTTGCAGG from Brachyhypopomus gauderio isolate BG-103 chromosome 15, BGAUD_0.2, whole genome shotgun sequence encodes the following:
- the tial1 gene encoding nucleolysin TIAR isoform X4, translating into MEDESHPKTLYVGNLSRDVTENLILQLFTQIGPCKSCKMITEHTSNDPYCFVEFFEHRDAAAALAAMNGRKILGKEVKVNWATTPSSQKKDTSNHFHVFVGDLSPEITTDDIRAAFAPFGKISDARVVKDMTTGKSKGYGFVSFYNKLVRLQLRNTK